The Skermanella pratensis genome has a window encoding:
- a CDS encoding recombinase family protein, with protein MLIGYARVSTTDQNSDLQIDALLKADVDRRHIFEDRMSGIRADRPKLNEVLEYLAEGDVLVVWKLDRLARSLPHLIEIVAGLDRRGIGFRSLTESIDTTTAGGRLTFHIFGALAQFERDIIRERTVAGLEAAAARGRKGGRPKAMSEAKIEAARRLLAGGMPIKDVATTLEVGISTLYRYGLAGTAVAPQAAREMPDL; from the coding sequence ATGCTGATCGGCTACGCACGGGTGTCCACAACGGACCAGAACTCGGACCTCCAGATCGACGCCTTACTGAAGGCCGACGTTGACCGGCGGCACATCTTCGAGGATCGGATGAGCGGCATACGTGCGGACCGTCCCAAGCTAAATGAGGTATTGGAGTATCTGGCAGAGGGCGACGTGCTGGTGGTCTGGAAGCTGGATCGCTTGGCCCGCTCCTTACCGCACCTGATCGAGATTGTCGCCGGTCTCGACCGGCGCGGCATCGGTTTCCGGTCGCTGACAGAGAGCATCGACACGACCACCGCCGGTGGGCGACTGACCTTCCACATCTTCGGCGCCCTCGCCCAGTTCGAGCGCGACATCATCCGAGAGCGCACAGTAGCTGGGCTTGAGGCCGCCGCTGCGCGGGGGCGGAAAGGTGGAAGGCCTAAGGCGATGAGCGAGGCCAAAATCGAGGCGGCGCGGCGGCTTCTCGCCGGCGGTATGCCGATCAAGGATGTCGCCACGACGCTGGAGGTGGGGATCAGCACGCTTTATCGTTATGGCTTGGCTGGTACTGCCGTCGCCCCGCAAGCTGCGCGAGAGATGCCCGACTTGTAA
- a CDS encoding HAMP domain-containing protein: MSLLQRLMLLILLLIILVLGVETVNSIYLKNERVAAVHNQAERLAGLVDDEHARTFEGMHQLLSTWAESPVLRTRDMAGCQEMAERLRVKYPTYLVLGATDEAGLVQCATSPTALGLPIGDRLHIRLAREAGGFAVGEYIRSRNHDRPALSFALPYHDQTGALAGFITALVDLSWLEDFLVNKLLPPGASITIADQQGTVLARVPEVPGVVGKPLPEAYRPLLEAADGGSVELTGLDGVVRVQGYAPPAVGTRGLFIMAGLDKAAALAPIHATLWRSLGILGAATLLALIALWWGARRYLRDPVRALVAATERWRAGDYAARANLGSGSSELVALGNAFDAMAESLEAYNRAREEAHVATRKVAEVFNCMTDSVFEVDRDWRITFMNERARHDVARGRIRSA; the protein is encoded by the coding sequence ATGAGTCTTCTTCAGCGTCTTATGCTGCTCATTCTACTACTCATCATTCTTGTCCTGGGCGTCGAAACCGTCAATAGCATTTACTTGAAGAACGAGCGTGTGGCTGCCGTCCACAACCAAGCGGAACGGCTTGCCGGGCTGGTTGACGACGAGCACGCCAGAACGTTCGAGGGGATGCACCAGCTTCTCAGCACCTGGGCCGAGTCCCCAGTCCTGCGCACGCGGGATATGGCGGGGTGTCAGGAGATGGCCGAACGGCTCCGCGTGAAATATCCCACCTATCTGGTCCTCGGTGCGACCGATGAAGCGGGCTTGGTTCAATGCGCCACTTCGCCCACCGCGCTCGGCCTGCCGATCGGCGATCGTCTCCATATCCGTCTTGCCAGGGAGGCCGGCGGCTTTGCGGTCGGGGAGTACATCCGCAGCCGGAACCACGACCGACCAGCCTTGTCCTTTGCGTTGCCCTATCACGACCAGACGGGTGCCTTGGCCGGCTTCATCACCGCGCTGGTCGATCTGAGCTGGCTGGAGGATTTTCTGGTCAACAAGCTGCTGCCTCCTGGTGCCTCTATCACCATTGCCGACCAACAGGGAACCGTGCTCGCCCGCGTTCCTGAGGTGCCCGGCGTGGTCGGCAAGCCCCTGCCTGAAGCCTATCGGCCGCTGCTGGAAGCGGCAGACGGCGGCAGCGTAGAACTGACCGGCCTCGATGGTGTCGTGCGGGTGCAGGGCTATGCCCCGCCAGCCGTGGGTACGCGGGGATTGTTCATCATGGCCGGCCTTGACAAGGCCGCAGCCCTGGCGCCGATCCATGCGACCCTGTGGCGCTCCCTGGGCATCCTCGGCGCTGCCACACTGCTGGCGCTGATTGCTCTATGGTGGGGTGCACGGCGCTATTTACGTGATCCCGTGCGGGCTCTGGTGGCCGCGACCGAACGCTGGCGCGCTGGCGACTACGCAGCCCGGGCAAACCTCGGAAGCGGCAGCTCGGAGTTGGTCGCGCTTGGAAACGCCTTCGACGCCATGGCCGAGAGCCTGGAGGCCTATAATCGAGCGCGCGAGGAAGCCCATGTGGCGACACGCAAGGTTGCCGAGGTGTTCAACTGCATGACCGACAGCGTGTTCGAGGTTGACCGCGACTGGCGCATCACCTTCATGAACGAGCGCGCCCGGCACGACGTCGCGCGGGGCAGGATCAGGTCGGCCTGA
- a CDS encoding PAS domain-containing hybrid sensor histidine kinase/response regulator translates to MNTQMWAGYHQAMAERVPIEVEDYYPPHRRWYRFRAFPSREGLAFYGQDVTAQRTLQENLERQRMLLETIIESAPDPIFAKDREGRCITLNSAAARVLGYARHAVIGLTETDMFPPEIAAAMRDQETRIMEAGVTEVLEEIITDRHRGEHRVFLTTKTPLRDPAGAIVGIIGVARDITERKAREEALRRAKEEAERANLAKSKFLAAASHDLRQPLQSLILFAGVLKGYVQGPRGEQALKQLENGLGALKALLDSLLDVSQLDAGIVKPEITDFPVSGVLDGIAASYAPVASAKGLGWQLESCTDGVRSDTTLLGRMLRNLVENAIRYTTTGHIRIICHRIEDRLRIEVEDTGIGIPPEQLDHIFEEFHQVGNHARDRRQGLGLGLAIVRRIADLLGHRVEVRSRPREGSTFSIELPLAMMGAAGLPVPRDAGSDQNGQGRLVVVIDDDALVLESLEVILTEWGYQAIAAVSAEEAVAQVRKFGRRPDIVMADYRLQDGRTGTEAILAIRALFNYPIPGLILTGETDPKFLRECTGHDVGIAHKPVMPSQLGRALEQQLNAAA, encoded by the coding sequence GTGAACACCCAGATGTGGGCCGGTTATCACCAAGCCATGGCCGAGCGGGTGCCGATCGAGGTCGAGGACTACTACCCGCCGCACCGGCGATGGTACCGGTTCCGCGCCTTCCCATCGCGCGAGGGCTTGGCCTTCTATGGCCAGGACGTCACCGCGCAGCGGACGCTCCAGGAGAACTTGGAGCGTCAGCGAATGTTGCTGGAGACCATCATCGAGAGCGCGCCTGATCCGATCTTCGCCAAGGACCGGGAGGGGCGGTGCATCACCCTGAACTCGGCAGCCGCCCGCGTTCTCGGTTATGCGCGCCACGCCGTCATTGGGCTCACCGAAACCGATATGTTTCCCCCGGAGATCGCCGCCGCGATGCGGGACCAGGAAACGCGCATCATGGAGGCCGGCGTGACCGAGGTTCTGGAGGAAATCATCACGGACCGGCACCGCGGCGAGCACCGGGTGTTCCTGACCACCAAGACGCCGCTGCGCGATCCGGCCGGCGCCATCGTCGGGATCATCGGCGTCGCCCGCGACATCACCGAGCGCAAAGCCCGGGAGGAGGCACTACGCCGGGCCAAGGAAGAGGCGGAGCGCGCCAACCTCGCCAAGTCCAAGTTCCTGGCGGCGGCCAGCCACGACCTGCGCCAGCCCCTTCAGTCGCTGATCCTGTTTGCCGGTGTGCTCAAGGGCTACGTTCAGGGCCCAAGAGGCGAGCAGGCGCTGAAGCAGTTGGAGAACGGGCTTGGCGCCCTGAAGGCACTGTTGGATAGCCTCCTTGATGTATCCCAACTGGACGCCGGCATTGTAAAGCCGGAGATCACCGATTTCCCGGTCTCAGGGGTGCTTGACGGGATCGCCGCCAGCTACGCCCCGGTCGCATCGGCTAAGGGGCTGGGCTGGCAGCTCGAGTCCTGCACCGATGGGGTTCGCAGCGATACGACACTGCTCGGACGCATGCTCCGAAACCTGGTCGAGAATGCGATCCGCTATACCACGACCGGACACATTCGGATTATCTGCCATCGGATCGAGGATCGGCTGCGGATCGAGGTCGAGGATACCGGCATCGGTATTCCTCCCGAACAGTTGGACCATATCTTCGAGGAGTTCCACCAAGTGGGCAACCATGCGCGCGATCGGCGTCAGGGCCTTGGTCTTGGCCTGGCGATCGTCCGACGCATCGCGGATCTGCTGGGGCACCGGGTTGAGGTGCGCTCGCGGCCCAGAGAAGGCTCCACCTTCAGCATCGAACTGCCGCTCGCTATGATGGGGGCGGCAGGACTACCGGTCCCGAGGGACGCAGGCTCGGACCAGAACGGCCAGGGCCGGCTGGTCGTGGTGATCGACGATGACGCCCTGGTGCTGGAGAGCCTGGAAGTGATCCTGACGGAGTGGGGCTACCAGGCGATTGCCGCCGTCAGCGCCGAGGAGGCCGTTGCTCAGGTCCGGAAGTTCGGACGCCGGCCCGACATCGTGATGGCCGACTACCGGCTGCAGGATGGGCGCACCGGTACCGAGGCCATTCTCGCCATTCGCGCCCTCTTTAACTATCCCATTCCCGGCCTGATCCTGACCGGGGAAACGGATCCGAAGTTCCTGCGCGAGTGCACCGGGCACGACGTTGGCATCGCGCACAAGCCGGTGATGCCGTCGCAGCTCGGCCGCGCGCTCGAACAACAGCTCAATGCCGCGGCATGA
- a CDS encoding PAS domain S-box protein, producing the protein MSGTSTEKPPYAHFFTESSEVGALMRAHDWSSSSLGLPEGWAIPLRTLVAVMLGSHQPMFVVWGPARTLIYNDAYAEILGRKHPEALGRSFLDVWSEIRDDLMPIVEETYAGRALHMDDIMLVMHRKGYPEETHFAFSYTPVRDEDGAVAGLFCACTETTEEFHAKRRLAAEGERLRDLFRQAPGFFYVWRGPEHVYEMANDAYLQLVGHRDIIGKPVREALPEIEGQGFFEWADQAFATGEPYVGRGVPAKLQRHPGAPLEERFVTFVFQPIRGPDGQVTGLFVQGSDVTEEKRAEAALRASEERLRAALEIKTVGAIYLDMQGRITDANDAFLAMAGYSREDLNSGLLSWQRLTPPEWMEISERAVAELNETGQTTPYEKEYIRKDGSSWWALFAAKMLGDGTCFEFVVDITQAKRAEEALRELNATLEKRVAERTADRNRMWRLSTDIMVVHRLDSTITAVNPAWECVLGWPEEELLGRACLDLIHPADREATLAENRRLAAGRTTRRFLNRFRHKDGSYRWISWTAVPDGDLVHAVGRDVTAEKEHEAALHEAENQLRQAQKLEAVGQLTGGVAHDFNNLLQALGGCLTMIGRRTDDPKVRPLLDAGQQAVDRGAKLVQQLMAFARPEGLRPETIDLRDRVLAMSGLLERALRADIRLVTRFAADLWPIEADPTQFELALINLAVNARDAMPGGGELTIEAANVTLAPDDPTRLEGDFVRLSVADTGCGMTPEVLTKAFDPFFTTKEVGRGSGLGLAQVYGLARQAGGTAWVESGSSHGTTVHLLMRRSVASVRAAEEMPASTLAARRSGLVLLVEDDAIVASTVAAALEEAGYHVVQVATADEALPLLAGEGRIDLLFSDVVMPGRLSGVDLAREARRLRPDLPVVLTTGYSEVATQAEGVRVLAKPYRIDELVRLLDAALPETGCAAKTT; encoded by the coding sequence ATGAGCGGCACGTCCACGGAGAAGCCCCCGTATGCCCACTTCTTCACGGAGAGCAGCGAGGTGGGCGCGCTGATGCGAGCGCATGACTGGTCTTCCTCATCGCTTGGGCTTCCCGAGGGCTGGGCCATACCTCTGCGCACGCTGGTCGCCGTTATGCTGGGCTCGCACCAGCCCATGTTCGTGGTCTGGGGGCCGGCACGCACTCTGATCTACAACGACGCCTATGCCGAGATCCTCGGGCGGAAGCACCCCGAAGCGCTCGGCCGTTCGTTCCTCGATGTCTGGTCCGAGATCCGGGACGATCTCATGCCCATCGTGGAGGAGACTTACGCGGGCAGGGCTCTTCACATGGACGACATTATGCTCGTCATGCACCGCAAGGGCTACCCGGAGGAAACCCACTTCGCCTTCTCCTACACGCCCGTACGCGATGAGGATGGCGCGGTCGCTGGTCTGTTCTGCGCTTGCACCGAGACCACAGAGGAGTTCCACGCCAAGCGCCGGCTCGCGGCCGAGGGGGAGCGCCTGCGCGACCTGTTCCGCCAGGCGCCCGGGTTCTTCTATGTCTGGCGCGGTCCCGAGCACGTTTACGAGATGGCCAACGACGCCTACTTACAACTCGTCGGCCACCGCGACATCATTGGCAAGCCGGTTCGTGAGGCCCTGCCCGAGATCGAGGGTCAGGGCTTCTTCGAGTGGGCGGACCAAGCCTTTGCGACCGGCGAACCCTATGTCGGCCGCGGCGTGCCGGCCAAACTTCAGCGCCACCCCGGAGCCCCCCTGGAAGAGCGTTTCGTCACCTTTGTCTTCCAGCCGATCCGCGGTCCCGACGGACAGGTGACTGGGCTCTTCGTTCAGGGCAGCGACGTCACCGAGGAGAAGAGGGCTGAGGCGGCGCTGCGCGCCAGCGAGGAGCGCCTCCGGGCCGCACTGGAGATCAAGACGGTTGGAGCCATCTACCTCGACATGCAGGGCCGCATCACCGATGCCAACGATGCCTTCCTTGCGATGGCCGGCTATAGCCGTGAGGACCTGAACTCAGGTCTTCTGAGCTGGCAGCGGCTGACCCCGCCGGAATGGATGGAGATCTCCGAGAGGGCCGTCGCGGAGCTGAATGAGACTGGGCAGACGACGCCGTACGAGAAGGAGTACATCCGCAAAGACGGCTCAAGCTGGTGGGCGCTGTTTGCGGCGAAGATGCTCGGGGATGGCACTTGCTTCGAGTTCGTCGTGGACATCACTCAGGCCAAGCGGGCCGAAGAGGCTCTGCGGGAGCTTAACGCCACTTTGGAAAAACGCGTCGCTGAGCGTACAGCCGACCGGAACCGCATGTGGCGGCTCTCCACCGACATTATGGTCGTACACCGTCTCGATTCGACGATCACGGCGGTCAATCCGGCTTGGGAGTGTGTACTGGGCTGGCCGGAGGAGGAACTGCTGGGGAGGGCATGTCTTGACCTCATCCATCCGGCCGACCGGGAGGCGACCCTTGCGGAAAACCGCCGACTGGCGGCGGGGCGCACCACGCGACGGTTCCTGAACCGCTTCCGGCACAAGGACGGCTCGTACCGCTGGATCTCGTGGACAGCGGTGCCGGACGGAGACCTCGTTCACGCAGTAGGCCGCGATGTCACAGCCGAGAAGGAACACGAGGCGGCCTTGCACGAGGCCGAGAACCAGCTTCGGCAGGCGCAGAAGCTTGAGGCGGTGGGCCAACTCACGGGCGGGGTGGCGCACGACTTCAACAACCTGCTGCAGGCGTTGGGCGGGTGCCTGACCATGATCGGCCGGCGCACCGACGATCCGAAAGTTCGGCCATTGCTGGACGCGGGGCAGCAGGCGGTCGACCGCGGGGCCAAGCTGGTGCAGCAGCTTATGGCTTTTGCCCGGCCGGAGGGCTTGCGTCCGGAGACGATCGACCTGCGTGATCGAGTGCTTGCCATGTCGGGGCTTCTGGAACGCGCTCTGCGCGCCGACATCCGCCTCGTGACCAGGTTTGCGGCCGACCTCTGGCCTATTGAGGCGGACCCGACCCAGTTCGAGCTTGCCCTCATCAACCTGGCCGTCAACGCCCGTGACGCCATGCCCGGCGGCGGTGAGTTGACCATCGAGGCGGCCAATGTCACCCTGGCTCCCGACGATCCCACCAGGCTGGAGGGCGACTTCGTGCGGCTTTCGGTGGCGGATACCGGCTGCGGCATGACGCCGGAGGTGCTGACCAAGGCTTTCGACCCGTTCTTCACTACCAAGGAGGTAGGCAGGGGCAGCGGCCTCGGGCTGGCCCAGGTCTACGGGTTGGCGCGTCAGGCCGGCGGGACCGCGTGGGTCGAGAGTGGGTCGTCCCACGGCACCACCGTGCATCTGCTGATGCGGCGCTCGGTCGCGTCAGTCCGAGCCGCGGAGGAAATGCCTGCGTCAACGCTGGCGGCGCGCCGGAGCGGTTTGGTTCTGCTGGTGGAGGACGACGCCATAGTGGCGTCAACCGTCGCCGCCGCCCTGGAGGAGGCGGGATACCACGTCGTCCAAGTCGCGACGGCTGACGAAGCGTTGCCGCTGTTGGCGGGAGAGGGGCGTATCGACCTACTATTCTCCGATGTCGTGATGCCCGGCCGGCTCAGCGGGGTGGATCTGGCACGCGAGGCCCGCCGCCTCCGGCCCGACCTGCCGGTGGTGCTGACCACCGGCTACAGCGAAGTGGCGACGCAGGCGGAGGGGGTGCGCGTGCTGGCCAAACCTTACCGCATCGACGAACTCGTCCGCCTGCTTGACGCGGCATTGCCTGAGACGGGATGTGCGGCGAAGACGACGTGA
- a CDS encoding DNA/RNA non-specific endonuclease, translating to MLRRLVVVAALVLCLTFGMTTVSLAAPTGCPQFFPHDSAPDLVNPKLRPKTRALCYSAFAVLHSGITRTPLWAAEHLTRKGLDAAVATVRKDTFHEETKLPLGERADLDDYARSGFDRGHLAPAADMPNDQAQHESFSLANIIPQDPQSNRGLWSGIESAARGLARKSGELYVVSGPGFQGATLQRLRGRVLVPTHIFKAVYDPKRKQAAAYLVENADGDQWRGVSIAELQQITGIDPFPGLASSVKNHAMALPDPKLPGRRQKQTESPWNVDTILDRLMQFMR from the coding sequence ATGCTGAGGCGCCTCGTCGTCGTGGCTGCTCTTGTGTTATGCCTGACCTTTGGCATGACGACTGTTTCCCTGGCCGCCCCGACCGGGTGCCCGCAGTTCTTCCCACACGACAGCGCGCCGGACCTAGTCAACCCGAAGCTCCGCCCCAAGACCCGGGCGTTGTGCTACTCGGCCTTCGCCGTGCTGCATTCCGGCATCACGCGTACCCCACTCTGGGCGGCCGAGCACCTGACCCGGAAAGGGCTCGACGCGGCAGTGGCTACTGTGCGCAAGGACACCTTCCATGAGGAGACCAAGCTGCCCCTCGGTGAGCGCGCCGATCTCGATGATTACGCGCGTTCCGGCTTCGACCGTGGCCACCTCGCGCCGGCCGCCGATATGCCGAACGATCAGGCGCAGCACGAGAGCTTCTCCCTGGCCAATATCATCCCGCAGGATCCGCAGAGCAACCGCGGCCTGTGGTCGGGCATCGAGTCCGCCGCGCGTGGCCTCGCGCGCAAGTCAGGGGAGTTGTACGTCGTCAGCGGCCCGGGCTTCCAGGGCGCGACCCTGCAGCGCCTGCGCGGACGGGTGCTGGTGCCCACCCACATCTTCAAGGCCGTCTACGATCCCAAGCGCAAACAGGCGGCCGCCTATCTCGTGGAAAATGCCGATGGCGATCAGTGGCGAGGTGTATCGATCGCCGAGCTTCAGCAGATCACCGGGATCGATCCGTTCCCGGGGCTTGCATCGTCGGTCAAGAATCACGCGATGGCTCTGCCGGACCCGAAGCTGCCGGGCAGGCGCCAGAAGCAGACCGAGAGCCCTTGGAACGTGGACACGATCCTGGACAGACTGATGCAGTTTATGCGTTGA
- a CDS encoding tyrosine-type recombinase/integrase, whose amino-acid sequence MPTIKLTARTVETLKPPAAGRDEWWDSSLPGFGIRITDKGTRSWVLMYRMSGGGPKRRMTLGTFPMLPLAEARQAAGDALQKVERGIDPVAEKAAAKLRDSTAAQVRPPDTVASVAAEYVERHAQRNTRRPEEVERLFRLYLVPTLGDRDITTVTRRDIRDLIDGIIDAGKPVQANRVQAATHALLVWAVGREIIEINPAAGLRRQTKEKARDRVLTNNEFRAVWNAIDGLGYPAGPLFKLLILTAARRDEVREMRWSEIDFQKEVWTLPADRSKNGVAHPIPLSTVAREVLGEVPRFPGVDYVFSARGSGCCYTNLQKPKGAIDRITGVTGWTLHDLRRTAATGMGELGVSGETIARVLNHSERAIAGVTSRYARADHSASKRDALEAWAQHILNLASPSLDV is encoded by the coding sequence ATGCCAACCATCAAACTGACCGCGCGGACGGTCGAGACACTCAAGCCTCCTGCGGCCGGCCGGGATGAGTGGTGGGACTCATCGCTTCCCGGATTCGGCATCCGCATCACCGACAAGGGTACGCGGTCTTGGGTCCTTATGTATCGCATGTCCGGCGGAGGACCGAAAAGGCGGATGACGTTGGGTACTTTTCCCATGTTGCCTCTGGCTGAAGCGCGCCAAGCGGCTGGTGATGCGCTGCAAAAGGTCGAGCGCGGCATTGATCCGGTGGCCGAGAAGGCCGCCGCAAAGCTCAGAGACTCCACAGCGGCTCAGGTACGGCCACCGGACACCGTTGCCTCGGTTGCGGCTGAATATGTCGAGCGGCACGCGCAGCGGAATACTCGCCGGCCTGAAGAGGTTGAGCGGCTGTTCCGGCTGTATCTGGTGCCGACATTGGGTGACCGTGACATCACCACGGTGACGCGGCGCGACATACGCGACCTGATCGACGGGATCATCGACGCCGGTAAGCCTGTCCAGGCCAACCGCGTCCAGGCCGCGACCCACGCCTTGCTGGTCTGGGCGGTCGGGCGGGAAATCATCGAGATCAATCCGGCGGCCGGGCTGCGCCGCCAGACCAAAGAAAAGGCCCGGGACCGGGTCCTCACCAATAATGAGTTCCGCGCCGTCTGGAACGCCATCGATGGGCTTGGCTATCCTGCAGGTCCGTTGTTCAAGCTGCTGATCTTGACCGCTGCCCGACGTGACGAGGTCAGAGAGATGCGGTGGTCGGAAATCGACTTCCAGAAGGAGGTCTGGACGCTTCCAGCCGATCGGTCCAAGAACGGTGTCGCGCACCCGATCCCGCTCTCAACTGTCGCACGGGAGGTGCTGGGCGAGGTGCCGCGCTTTCCTGGTGTTGATTACGTGTTTTCCGCCAGGGGCAGCGGCTGCTGCTACACAAACCTCCAGAAGCCGAAGGGCGCCATTGACCGAATTACGGGCGTTACCGGGTGGACGCTGCATGATCTTCGGCGCACGGCCGCGACAGGTATGGGCGAGCTGGGCGTCAGCGGCGAGACGATCGCGCGCGTGCTGAACCATAGCGAACGCGCCATTGCTGGCGTCACCTCCCGGTATGCGCGGGCGGATCACAGCGCGTCCAAACGCGACGCATTGGAAGCGTGGGCGCAGCACATCCTGAATTTGGCTAGTCCGTCGCTTGACGTGTAG
- a CDS encoding cache domain-containing protein: MRLFIGGWSGRIALVGAIVLMLTCAAGADPAKPTREEVEALTLKAATLIDSRGIEAAREVFNQAGEFRFGEIYVNVIDFTGTWLAYPPRPAGVGQNVINLKDADGRFMVKDILKVATESGQGWVSYRWLNPVSNRIEPKNSFVKRVPGKDLVAYIGIYE, from the coding sequence ATGCGCCTGTTCATCGGGGGATGGAGCGGCAGGATAGCCCTGGTCGGGGCCATCGTCCTGATGCTGACATGCGCCGCCGGAGCCGACCCCGCCAAGCCGACGCGGGAGGAGGTGGAGGCGCTGACGCTGAAGGCGGCGACGCTGATCGATTCGCGGGGGATCGAAGCCGCGCGGGAGGTCTTCAACCAAGCCGGCGAATTCCGCTTCGGAGAGATCTATGTCAACGTGATCGATTTCACCGGGACGTGGCTGGCCTATCCGCCCCGCCCGGCCGGAGTCGGCCAGAACGTGATCAACCTGAAGGACGCCGACGGCCGCTTCATGGTCAAGGACATCCTGAAGGTCGCGACGGAGAGCGGCCAGGGCTGGGTCAGCTACCGCTGGCTCAACCCCGTCTCCAACCGAATCGAGCCCAAGAACTCCTTCGTGAAGCGCGTTCCGGGCAAGGACCTGGTGGCCTATATCGGCATCTACGAGTAG
- a CDS encoding elongation factor G, with protein MPSTRIAGPRCAALVGPYLSGKTTLMESLLFAAGAVTRKGSVKDGNTVGDSAPEARARKMSVEVGLASADYLGERWTFLDCPGSVELSAEGQAALMVADVAVVVCEPTADKAPMLAPLFKYLDDNGIPHMLFVNKVDAMGTQDVRVRDLMQALQTASARPLVLRQVPIREGDTVTGCVDLVSERAYHYNPHAPSNLVQVPDTVREREQAARQELLEALADFDDSLLEQLLEDVAPDKEEVYRQLAKDLASDLIVPVFIGSAENDNGVRRLLKALRHETPEAAATAARLEIPGAAGVVAQVFKTYHAPHAGKLSFSRVWKGEVTDGLTLGGDRVSGIYRMHGHEQHKQQAAGAGEVVAFGRMDHVVTGDLLDDQGGRTRAPLWPAPPSPVYSAAISAEQRNDEVKLSAALAKLTEEDPSLSVNQNADTGEIVLWGQGDIHLQLAMDRLRTKYNLPVRSRAPQVAYRETIRKGTAQHARFKRQTGGHGQFADVHVEVRPLPRGSGFVYDDKVVGGVVPRQFIPAVEAGVREYLAQGPLGFPVVDVAVTLTGGQFHAVDSSEQAFKTVGRMAMAEAMPKCDPVLLEPILQVTIAAPTEFTAKVQRLITGRRGQILGFDGRAGWDGWDEVKALMPEAELRDLIVELRSLTLGLGIFTTSFDHLAELTGRLADRAVEMRQALVAAQ; from the coding sequence ATGCCAAGCACCAGAATTGCGGGGCCACGTTGCGCCGCCCTCGTCGGCCCCTATCTCAGCGGCAAGACCACCTTGATGGAAAGCCTGCTGTTCGCGGCGGGCGCCGTCACCCGGAAAGGCTCCGTCAAGGACGGCAACACGGTCGGCGACAGCGCGCCGGAAGCGCGCGCCCGCAAGATGAGCGTCGAGGTCGGCCTGGCCAGCGCCGACTACCTCGGCGAGCGCTGGACGTTCCTCGACTGTCCCGGCTCGGTCGAGCTGTCCGCCGAGGGCCAGGCCGCGCTGATGGTCGCCGACGTCGCGGTCGTCGTGTGCGAGCCGACGGCGGACAAGGCGCCGATGCTGGCACCCCTGTTCAAGTACCTCGACGACAACGGCATCCCGCACATGCTGTTCGTCAACAAGGTGGATGCCATGGGCACTCAGGACGTTCGGGTGCGCGACCTGATGCAGGCTCTCCAGACCGCGTCGGCCCGCCCCCTGGTGCTTCGCCAAGTGCCGATCCGCGAGGGCGACACCGTCACCGGCTGCGTCGACCTGGTCAGCGAGCGGGCCTACCACTACAACCCCCACGCCCCGTCCAACCTGGTCCAGGTGCCCGACACGGTGCGCGAGCGCGAGCAGGCGGCCCGGCAGGAATTGCTGGAGGCGCTGGCCGATTTCGACGACAGCCTGCTTGAGCAGCTTCTGGAGGACGTGGCGCCGGACAAGGAGGAGGTTTATCGGCAGCTCGCCAAGGACCTCGCGTCCGACCTGATCGTCCCGGTCTTCATCGGATCGGCGGAGAACGACAACGGCGTCCGGCGCCTGCTGAAGGCCTTGCGCCACGAGACGCCCGAGGCCGCGGCGACGGCGGCCCGGCTGGAGATCCCCGGGGCCGCGGGCGTGGTGGCGCAGGTCTTCAAGACCTACCATGCGCCGCACGCCGGCAAGCTCAGCTTCTCGCGGGTCTGGAAGGGCGAGGTCACCGACGGCTTGACTCTGGGCGGCGACCGGGTCAGCGGCATCTACCGCATGCACGGGCACGAGCAGCACAAGCAGCAGGCGGCAGGAGCCGGCGAGGTCGTGGCGTTCGGGCGGATGGACCATGTGGTGACCGGCGACCTGCTCGACGACCAGGGCGGCCGGACCAGGGCGCCGCTGTGGCCGGCGCCGCCTTCGCCGGTCTACTCCGCCGCGATCTCGGCCGAGCAGCGCAACGACGAGGTCAAGCTGAGCGCCGCATTGGCCAAGCTGACCGAGGAGGATCCGTCCCTGTCGGTCAACCAGAACGCCGATACCGGCGAGATCGTGCTGTGGGGGCAGGGCGACATCCATCTCCAGCTCGCGATGGACCGCCTGCGCACCAAGTACAACCTGCCGGTCCGGTCGCGGGCGCCGCAGGTGGCCTACCGGGAGACGATCCGAAAGGGAACGGCCCAGCATGCCCGCTTCAAGCGGCAGACCGGCGGCCACGGCCAGTTCGCCGACGTGCATGTGGAGGTCAGGCCGCTGCCGCGCGGCAGCGGGTTCGTGTATGACGACAAGGTGGTCGGCGGCGTGGTGCCGCGCCAGTTCATCCCGGCGGTGGAGGCCGGCGTGCGGGAATACCTGGCGCAAGGGCCCCTGGGCTTCCCGGTGGTCGACGTCGCGGTGACCCTGACCGGCGGCCAGTTCCACGCCGTGGACAGCAGCGAGCAGGCCTTCAAGACGGTCGGCCGCATGGCCATGGCCGAGGCGATGCCGAAATGCGACCCCGTGCTGCTGGAGCCGATCCTGCAGGTGACCATCGCGGCTCCTACGGAGTTCACGGCCAAGGTGCAGCGGCTGATCACCGGCCGCCGGGGCCAGATCCTGGGCTTCGACGGGCGCGCCGGCTGGGACGGCTGGGACGAGGTCAAGGCCCTGATGCCGGAAGCGGAACTTCGCGACCTGATCGTCGAGCTTCGCTCGCTGACCCTGGGCCTCGGCATCTTCACCACCAGCTTCGACCATCTGGCGGAGCTGACCGGCCGGCTGGCCGACCGGGCGGTCGAGATGCGGCAGGCGCTGGTCGCGGCGCAGTGA